Proteins encoded within one genomic window of Acomys russatus chromosome 5, mAcoRus1.1, whole genome shotgun sequence:
- the Ccdc87 gene encoding coiled-coil domain-containing protein 87: MESHGKEPDLKPIYHQLLSPLSLFPRKATPPEAPKHASQAALTLQSFSLAKLRVGPLCRLVSKRLASSGRAARVTPKDRLYLTQVILEELKCSWREPPTEPILNYENNQKLRKRLESYVLICSEQLFIRYLHLLVTLPISRKVFTESATLSRLAASLARDCTIFLTSPDVYRCLLADFQTLLNLEQSRGGISRLRPPVCPPGTFKLCPIPWPHSTGLDQVPCSSLNLNYLVQLSRPYDFPSEPEPDPVKELKSIPQLKSRKHLLWVPSVKKEKEVAVSSSQTAAALPSHSPPGSETSPLPTLPVYPSLRRGQSMPCLHEKWSLADELGLSPLSPHPLTPLILAPESKPQLFRDVAAEDLRQKVKVMKMEWTHYSPLDSGLPPLLGVLTRRLTAQHHIEDLQRMLKSLEEEEASGQWDLHPPRATPFHPQPVTVTLKLQNQVVVQVATVQLSYRYYSDTFRVEGAGALYNHLAGELDCKAIEEMDSHRLVGNTTKEVYKELMSRVSAGHFSYDEGPQTEPWADKDCSSFLSSACISQDKHAAVINQDLVGFYSKRPSTQQVSPEKVPSLSLLQKHKSWDKRPNRGVGMNWWKIAVSSDDYFMYLATQESDFLHVIFQKYEEEAPVEVALPSKESLEILNPLPLLEDEEPYFVPGEWNWSSVIEDSSVIGKAHMITLQERLERLWVMLEVPDQSRLDMVIKYSSNARLQQLPAFIRAWEHALKVIQTRELLLGRLEWFERQASDPNRFFQKPDLALSRVLEENRIRSHLQMKLTLMESSLTSLLENVESVFGEPVTFKGRRYLEKMKQDKVEMLYWLQQQRRIRNLIRAQKNFHRPSMLTRNSSRALIAPGNTPTTH; the protein is encoded by the coding sequence ATGGAGTCTCATGGGAAGGAGCCTGATCTCAAGCCGATTTACCACCAATTGCTGAGTCCCCTGTCGCTCTTCCCCCGCAAGGCGACGCCTCCAGAAGCTCCGAAGCACGCCTCGCAAGCCGCCTTAACTTTGCAATCCTTCTCGCTCGCGAAACTGAGAGTGGGGCCGCTGTGCCGCCTGGTGTCCAAGCGTCTAGCAAGCAGCGGGCGGGCGGCGCGGGTGACTCCCAAGGACCGACTCTATCTCACCCAGGTTATCCTAGAGGAGCTGAAGTGCAGCTGGCGGGAACCTCCTACAGAACCTATTCTGAACTACGAAAACAATCAGAAGCTGAGGAAGCGGCTGGAGTCCTATGTGCTGATTTGTAGTGAGCAGCTCTTCATACGCTACCTGCACCTGCTGGTGACCCTCCCCATCTCTAGAAAGGTCTTCACTGAATCGGCCACCCTCAGCCGGTTGGCAGCCAGCCTTGCCAGGGATTGCACAATCTTCCTCACCAGTCCCGATGTCTACCGTTGCCTGCTGGCTGATTTTCAGACCCTGCTGAATTTAGAGCAGAGCCGGGGAGGCATATCCAGGCTGCGGCCCCCTGTTTGCCCCCCTGGGACTTTCAAGCTCTGTCCAATCCCCTGGCCTCACAGCACGGGCTTGGACCAAGTGCCATGCTCTAGCCTCAACCTGAACTACCTTGTCCAACTTAGCCGCCCATATGATTTCCCCAGTGAGCCGGAGCCTGATCCAGTGAAGGAGTTGAAATCCATCCCCCAGCTGAAGAGTAGAAAACATCTCCTCTGGGTGCCTTCcgtgaaaaaggaaaaagaagttgcAGTGAGTTCCTCacagacagcagcagcattgCCTAGCCATTCTCCTCCCGGCAGCGagacttctcccctccccactttgcCAGTCTACCCCAGCCTCCGAAGGGGCCAGTCCATGCCCTGTCTTCATGAGAAATGGAGTCTGGCAGATGAATTGggcctttcccctctctcccctcaccccctcacccctctgATCTTGGCTCCAGAGAGCAAACCGCAGCTGTTCCGGGACGTCGCGGCTGAGGATCTGAGACAGAAGGTGAAGGTCATGAAGATGGAGTGGACTCACTACTCCCCACTGGACTCGGGCCTGCCCCCCCTCCTCGGGGTCCTTACCCGGCGCCTAACTGCGCAGCACCACATAGAAGACTTGCAGCGAATGCTGAAGagcctggaggaggaagaagcctccGGACAGTGGGATCTCCACCCGCCAAGAGCCACTCCCTTTCACCCACAGCCGGTGACTGTTACTCTAAAGCTGCAAAACCAGGTCGTGGTGCAGGTAGCTACTGTGCAACTCTCTTACAGATACTATTCTGACACTTTCCGTGTTGAGGGGGCTGGAGCCCTGTACAACCATCTGGCTGGGGAACTGGATTGCAAAGCCATCGAAGAAATGGATTCTCACCGTCTTGTTGGCAATACCACCAAAGAGGTATACAAGGAATTGATGAGCCGAGTCTCTGCTGGTCATTTCTCTTACGATGAAGGACCCCAGACTGAGCCTTGGGCAGATAAAGActgttcctccttcctgtcctcagcTTGTATATCCCAAGATAAACATGCCGCAGTCATTAACCAGGATCTGGTTGGGTTTTACTCCAAGAGACCAAGCACTCAGCAGGTGAGCCCCGAGAAGGTGCCTTCCCTCTCATTACTTCAAAAGCACAAAAGCTGGGACAAGCGGCCAAACAGGGGCGTGGGGATGAACTGGTGGAAGATCGCTGTATCTTCGGATGACTACTTCATGTACCTCGCCACTCAAGAGTCGGATTTCCTCCATGTCATCTTCCAAAAGTATGAAGAAGAGGCTCCTGTGGAGGTTGCACTTCCTTCCAAAGAGTCCCTAGAGATTCTGAACCCTCTTCCACTGCTGGAAGATGAAGAGCCATACTTTGTGCCAGGAGAGTGGAATTGGAGCTCAGTGATAGAGGACAGCTCAGTAATTGGGAAAGCCCACATGATAACCCTGCAAGAGCGTCTAGAACGACTGTGGGTCATGTTGGAAGTCCCTGACCAGAGCCGCCTGGACATGGTCATTAAGTACAGCTCCAATGCCCGCCTGCAGCAGTTACCAGCATTTATCAGGGCCTGGGAGCACGCCTTGAAGGTCATTCAGACGCGGGAGTTGTTGCTAGGGAGACTGGAGTGGTTTGAGCGGCAAGCCTCGGACCCCAATCGCTTCTTCCAAAAGCCTGATTTGGCGCTGAGTCGAGTCCTGGAGGAGAATCGGATCCGTAGCCATCTCCAAATGAAGCTTACTCTAATGGAATCTTCTCTGACTTCCTTGCTGGAAAATGTAGAGTCTGTCTTTGGGGAGCCAGTGACCTTCAAGGGGCGTCGCTATCTGGAGAAGATGAAGCAGGACAAAGTGGAGATGCTCTACTGGCTCCAGCAACAGCGGCGGATTCGCAACCTGATCCGGGCCCAGAAAAACTTCCACCGACCATCCATGCTCACAAGGAACAGCAGCCGGGCTCTTATAGCTCCGGGCAATACACCTACTACCCACTAA
- the Rbm14 gene encoding RNA-binding protein 14 isoform X2: MKIFVGNVDGADTTPEELAALFAPYGTVMSCAVMKQFAFVHMRENAGAVRAIEALHGHELRPGRALVVEMSRPRPLNTWKIFVGNVSAACTSQELRSLFERRGRVIECDVVKDYAFVHMEKEADAKAAIAQLNGKEVKGKRINVELSTKGQKKGPALAIQSGDKTKKPGAGDTAFPGTGGFSATFDYQQAFGNSTGGFDGQARQPTPPFFGRDRSPLRRSPPRASYVAPLTAQPATYRAQPSVSLGAAYRAQPSASLGVGYRTQPMTAQAASYRAQPSVSLGAPYRGQLASPSSQSAAASSLGPYGGAQPSASALSTYGGQAAAASSLNSYGAQGSSLASYGNQPSSYGAQAASSYGVRAAASSYNTQGAASSLGSYGAQAASYGAQSAASSLAYGAQAASYNAQPSASYSAQSAPYAAQQAASYSSQPAAYVAQPATAAAYASQPAAYAAQATTPMAGSYGAQPVVQTQLNSYGAQASMGLSGSYGAQSAAAATGSYGAAAAYGAQPSATLAAPYRTQSSASLAASYAAQQHPQAAASYRGQPGSAYDGTGQPSAAYLSMSQGAVANANSTPPPYERTRLSPPRASYDDPYKKAVAMSKR; this comes from the exons ATGAAGATCTTCGTGGGCAATGTCGATGGGGCGGATACGACGCCAGAGGAGCTGGCAGCCCTCTTCGCGCCCTACGGCACGGTCATGAGCTGCGCCGTCATGAAACAGTTTGCCTTCGTGCACATGCGCGAGAACGCTGGCGCGGTGCGCGCTATCGAGGCCCTGCATGGCCACGAGCTGCGTCCAGGTCGCGCGCTCGTGGTGGAGATGTCGCGCCCGAGGCCCCTGAACACTTGGAAGATTTTCGTGGGCAATGTGTCGGCTGCATGCACAAGCCAGGAATTGCGCAGCCTCTTCGAGCGCCGTGGACGCGTCATCGAGTGTGACGTGGTAAAAG ACTACGCGTTTGTTCACATGGAGAAGGAAGCAGATGCCAAAGCCGCCATCGCGCAGCTCAACGGCAAAGAAGTGAAGGGCAAGCGCATCAACGTGGAACTCTCAACCAAGGGGCAGAAGAAGGGGCCTGCCCTGGCTATCCAGTCTGGGGACAAGACCAAGAAACCAGGGGCTGGGGATACAGCATTCCCTGGAACTGGTGGCTTCTCTGCCACCTTCGACTACCAGCAGGCTTTTGGCAACAGCACTGGTGGCTTTGACGGGCAAGCCCGTCAGCCCACACCACCATTCTTTGGTCGCGACCGCAGCCCCCTGCGCCGTTCACCTCCTCGAGCCTCTTACGTGGCTCCTCTGACGGCCCAGCCAGCCACCTACCGGGCCCAACCATCAGTGTCACTGGGAGCTGCCTATAGGGCCCAGCCTTCTGCCTCTTTGGGTGTCGGCTATCGGACTCAGCCCATGACAGCCCAGGCAGCCTCTTACCGTGCTCAGCCCTCTGTCTCCCTTGGGGCCCCATACAGGGGTCAGCTGGCTAGCCCTAGTTCCCAGTCTGCTGCAGCTTCCTCCCTTGGCCCATATGGTGGAGCCCAGCCCTCAGCCTCAGCCCTTTCCACCTATGGGGGTCAGGCAGCTGCAGCTTCTTCGCTTAACTCCTATGGGGCTCAGGGCTCCTCCCTTGCCTCCTATGGAAACCAGCCATCCTCTTATGGCGCCCAGGCTGCCTCTTCATATGGGGTTCGTGCAGCTGCTTCTTCCTATAACACACAGGGAGCAGCTTCTTCCCTTGGTTCCTATGGGGCTCAAGCAGCCTCCTATGGGGCCCAGTCTGCAGCCTCCTCTCTAGCTTATGGAGCCCAGGCAGCCTCTTACAATGCCCAGCCCTCAGCCTCTTACAGTGCCCAGTCTGCCCCATATGCTGCCCAGCAGGCTGCTTCCTATTCTTCACAGCCTGCTGCGTATGTGGCACAgccagccacagctgctgcctATGCGAGCCAGCCAGCTGCTTATGCTGCACAAGCCACTACCCCAATGGCTGGTTCTTATGGGGCTCAACCAGTTGTTCAGACCCAGCTGAATAGTTATGGGGCTCAAGCATCCATGGGCCTGTCAGGCTCATATGGAGCTCAGTCTGCTGCTGCGGCCACTGGCTCCTATGGTGCGGCAGCAGCCTATGGGGCTCAGCCTTCTGCCACCCTGGCAGCTCCTTACCGCACTCAGTCGTCAGCCTCATTGGCTGCTTCCTATGCTGCCCAGCAGCATCCCCAGGCTGCTGCCTCCTACCGTGGCCAGCCGGGCAGTGCCTACGATGGGACAGGCCAACCGTCAGCAGCCTACCTGTCTATGTCCCAGGGGGCGGTTGCCAACGCCAACAGCACCCCACCACCCTATGAGCGTACCCGCCTCTCCCCACCCCGGGCCAGCTACGACGATCCCTACAAAAAAGCTGTCGCCATGTCGAAAAG
- the Rbm14 gene encoding RNA-binding protein 14 isoform X5, with amino-acid sequence MKIFVGNVDGADTTPEELAALFAPYGTVMSCAVMKQFAFVHMRENAGAVRAIEALHGHELRPGRALVVEMSRPRPLNTWKIFVGNVSAACTSQELRSLFERRGRVIECDVVKGNWRPG; translated from the coding sequence ATGAAGATCTTCGTGGGCAATGTCGATGGGGCGGATACGACGCCAGAGGAGCTGGCAGCCCTCTTCGCGCCCTACGGCACGGTCATGAGCTGCGCCGTCATGAAACAGTTTGCCTTCGTGCACATGCGCGAGAACGCTGGCGCGGTGCGCGCTATCGAGGCCCTGCATGGCCACGAGCTGCGTCCAGGTCGCGCGCTCGTGGTGGAGATGTCGCGCCCGAGGCCCCTGAACACTTGGAAGATTTTCGTGGGCAATGTGTCGGCTGCATGCACAAGCCAGGAATTGCGCAGCCTCTTCGAGCGCCGTGGACGCGTCATCGAGTGTGACGTGGTAAAAG
- the Ccs gene encoding LOW QUALITY PROTEIN: copper chaperone for superoxide dismutase (The sequence of the model RefSeq protein was modified relative to this genomic sequence to represent the inferred CDS: substituted 1 base at 1 genomic stop codon) has translation MASKSGDGRTMCALEFTVQMTCQSCVDSVHKALQGVAGVQSVEVQLENQMVLVQTTLPSQEVQGLLESTGRQAVLKGMGSSQLQNLGAAVAILEGCGTIQGVVRFLQLTSELCLIEGTIDGLEPGLHGFHVHQYGDLTRDCNSCGDHFNPDGTSHGGPKDTDRHRGDLGNIQADADGRATFRIEDKQLKVRXGECGGPPSRTVETGCCFLSKVWDVIGRSLVVDEGEDDLGRGGHPLSKITGNSGKRLACGIIARSAGLFQNPKQICSCDGLTIWEERGRPIAGEGRKDSAQPPAHL, from the exons ATGGCTTCGAAGTCGGGGGACGGTCGGACAATGTGCGCG CTGGAGTTTACAGTGCAGATGACCTGTCAGAGCTGCGTGGACTCCGTGCACAAGGCCCTGCAGGGAGTGGCAG GTGTCCAGAGTGTGGAGGTCCAGCTGGAGAACCAGATGGTGTTGGTGCAAACCACTCTGCCCAGCCAGGAGGTGCAAGGGCTCCTGGAAAGCACAGGAAGGCAGGCTGTCCTCAAGGGCATGGGCAGCAGCCAGTTAC AGAATCTGGGAGCAGCAGTGGCCATTCTGGAGGGCTGTGGCACCATACAGGGCGTGGTCCGCTTCCTACAGCTGACCTCTGAGCTCTGCTTGATTGAGGGGACCATTGACGGCCTGGAGCCTGGGCTGCATGGATTCCATGTCCATCAGTATGGGGATCTCACACGGGATTGCAACAG CTGTGGGGACCATTTTAATCCTGATGGAACATCTCATGGGGGCCCTAAGGACACTGATCGG CACCGAGGAGATCTGGGCAATATCCAGGCTGATGCTGATGGCCGAGCCACCTTCCGGATAGAAGATAAACAGCTGAAGGTCAGATGAGGAGAGTGTGGGGGACCCCCTTCAAGGACAGTGGAGACAGGCTGTTGTTTCCTTTCAAAGGTGTGGGATGTGATTGGCCGCAGTCTGGTTGTCGATGAAGGAGAAGATGACCTGGGCCGGGGAGGCCATCCCTTATCCAAGATCACAGGGAACTCTGGGAAGAG GTTGGCCTGTGGCATCATTGCACGCTCTGCTGGCCTTTTTCAGAATCCCAAACAGATCTGCTCCTGTGACGGCCTCACTATCTGGGAGGAGCGAGGCCGGCCGATTGCTGGTGAAGGTCGAAAGGACTCAGCCCAGCCCCCTGCTCACCTCTGA